The region ATTctgccaaacagccccttagacgttctctatatgcacactctcggtttaacgactacTACGACCTTTGTTTAAATCACTTAAAAAGCAAGCTATCTTCGATTCATTATTTACGACATACGGTTTGAACGCGAAACTTCAAAAAGTCGTAACTTCTTCACTCGAAGttggatttgggtgttctttatatgtatgaaatctTCGTCACGGATTCTATAAATTTGGCTagaattatttatcctaaataatactTTGTCAAAAAGTCAATTTTAACGCTTATAATAgtcaaattgactagccctaatttGCGGATGTTACAATAAGGCCCAACTTGTCAATACATTCACAAAACTGTTGAGCCCCTAAAGGTTTGGTGAAAATGCCCGCAACTTGGGTCTTCGAGTGAATTTGCACACGTTGAACTTCCTTGGACTCAACAAGTTCTCAAAGAAAATAACAATTCATTTCAACATGCTTGGTTCTCTCTTGAAAAACCGGATTATTAGCAAGTGTCTAGCAAAGTCATGTAAAGTTCCTCTGACATGCTTGATTATCACAGAAAAGTTTAGTTTGACCATGAAAAGTCATGCAAAGTTCcttcaacaaccacctcatcCATACTACTTCACAAACATTAGATGTTatggctatgtattcagcttcggccgATGAACGTGAACCAACTGATTGCTTCTTTGATTTCCAGGAAATTGGAGAGCCGCCTAATATATGAAGGTATCCAGTTCTAGACATTCTAGTCATTGGGAATCCAAACCAATCAGAATCACAGTAAGTAATGAGATTACTCCCTCCATTTGTAGTAAGAAGTATTCCTTGAACTGGAGTAGCTTTGAGATATCGTAAGACTTGATTAGCTGCTTGAAGTTGTCTTGTACAAGGATCACTCATTAACTGGCTAAGAACATTGGCAACATAAGTAATATATGGTGAGGTGGATTGAAGATACAGTAATCTACCCACGAGATGTCTATAATGATTAACATCTATCATGACTTCTCCTTCATACTTATCTAATTTCACATTTTTCTCCATAGGAAAGGAAACTAGTTGACAACCAAGCATCCCTGCATATTCTAAACTATCCAAGGTGTATGTTCGTTGACCTAAGTCTTTGATGGTAAACTCAGCATCAAGAacccttttcatttcttgtatttTATCCATTTTATCTAGAATAATTATGACATCATCCACGTAAATAAGGGCAAcgacaattttttttctttacaaAGGAACAAAGAATGATCAGCTCCTGAAGGTTTGAAGGCAAGGTGCTGCAACAAAGCGGTGAATTTTttatgtcaatttcttgatgccTGCTTGAGCCCATAAAGGGATTTCTACAATTTTCATACATGAGGATCATTTTTCAATCCAAAACCTTATGGAAACttcatgtaaacgtattcattAAAATCTCCATGCAGGAAGGCGTTGTTTAAATCTAGCTCGTGAACACGATATCCTTTTTTATAGCAACATCAAGGAAAGTTTTGATGGTGACATGTTTGGCCACCGGGGAAAAGGTGTCTTGGTAGTCCACTCCTTCCATTTGAGTGAATCCCTTCACGACCAAGCGAGCCTTGTATCTTTCTATATCTCCACTGGGTTTGTATTTGGTCTTGTAAAGTCATTTGGAGTAAATAGAATGATTTCCTTTCGGTAGTTCTTGTAAGGTCCAAGTTTTATTCTTTTCAAGTGCTTGTATTTTTTTCCTCATAGCTTCAATCCTTTTGGCATCTTTCACGACTTGCACAAAGCTTTTAGGCTTATTACTTGAGGTAATGGCTGCAAGAAAGGCTTTATGTTTATCAGTGAAATTAACATAAGAGACAACATGAGCTAAAGCATGTACCATTCAAGGCTAATAATTGGAGGAGTCGGATGAATGTAGAGATGGGAGGAGTTTAACATTGTAATCACTAAGATGAGCTCGAACATATCGATTTTGTTGAAAGCTATCCGGTTCAGGATGAGTTGCCTCTTGATCTTTACTTGTGTCCTGATGTGTTGGAGTGGGATCAATAATGTGATGACATATTATGGCAAGGACTTCGTATTTACTTGGAGTGGGTTGTGTATCTGAGGATGAAATAGGTTGGGTATCCTTGATTCCGTTCAAGCTGTTAATGACAGGTTGTCCTATCCCATCTTAAATTTCCCTTTCCTTTAGAAAGACAAGCAATTCTTCTTCCTTTTCAACCCCATTTACATTAGAGAAGAAAAATACATCCTCAACAAATTTTACATCCCTCGATATGATGATCGTGTTGTGTTGTGCGTCATATATTTTGTACCCCTTTGTCCTTGGAGGATAATCCAAAAATATTCTTGGACTTTCTTTCATCTCAAATTTATATCATCTAGTTTTTGTGCTTC is a window of Lactuca sativa cultivar Salinas chromosome 1, Lsat_Salinas_v11, whole genome shotgun sequence DNA encoding:
- the LOC122195027 gene encoding secreted RxLR effector protein 161-like, which gives rise to MDKIQEMKRVLDAEFTIKDLGQRTYTLDSLEYAGMLGCQLVSFPMEKNVKLDKYEGEVMIDVNHYRHLVGRLLYLQSTSPYITYVANVLSQLMSDPCTRQLQAANQVLRYLKATPVQGILLTTNGGSNLITYCDSDWFGFPMTRMSRTGYLHILGGSPISWKSKKQSVGSRSSAEAEYIAITSNVCEVVWMRWLLKELCMTFHGQTKLFCDNQACQRNFT